In Actinomyces radicidentis, one genomic interval encodes:
- a CDS encoding G5 domain-containing protein has translation MGRHSQRSTASSNVAELKALVTRSQHTASSHRAEAAPKARKGGVSPMMYRAGGIAAALSIAVSGGAYAAVQSGGESAAPLTETQARIGALGADTAATAGPTASAGAGITVAGDSTTVTTKTEDTTEKYGTVKKETDSLDQGQTKVETKGVDGVTRTTYQVTTVNMKEVSKEAVSTVVVTAKVDEVVLVGTHVEETTTASTDSTSSAVATSGDPQTIARSMLSSYGWGDDQLSCLVSLWNRESSWDYTATNASSGAYGIPQALPGSKMASAGSDWQTNPATQIKWGLGYISERYGSPCAAWAHSEATNWY, from the coding sequence GTGGGTCGTCACTCCCAGCGCAGCACCGCCAGCTCGAACGTCGCCGAGCTGAAGGCGCTCGTCACCCGGAGCCAGCACACCGCCTCCAGCCACCGCGCCGAGGCCGCGCCGAAGGCGCGCAAGGGCGGGGTCTCCCCGATGATGTACCGCGCGGGCGGCATCGCCGCCGCCCTGTCCATCGCCGTCTCCGGCGGCGCCTACGCGGCCGTCCAGTCCGGCGGCGAGTCCGCCGCCCCGCTCACGGAGACCCAGGCCCGCATCGGGGCCCTCGGCGCCGACACCGCGGCCACCGCCGGCCCGACCGCCTCCGCGGGCGCCGGCATCACGGTCGCCGGCGACTCCACCACGGTCACCACCAAGACCGAGGACACCACGGAGAAGTACGGCACCGTCAAGAAGGAGACCGACTCCCTCGACCAGGGGCAGACCAAGGTCGAGACGAAGGGCGTCGACGGCGTCACCCGCACGACCTACCAGGTGACCACCGTCAACATGAAGGAGGTCTCCAAGGAGGCCGTCTCCACCGTCGTCGTCACCGCGAAGGTCGACGAGGTCGTCCTCGTCGGCACCCACGTCGAGGAGACCACCACCGCCTCGACGGACAGCACCTCGAGCGCCGTCGCCACCTCGGGCGACCCGCAGACCATCGCCAGGTCCATGCTCTCCTCGTACGGCTGGGGCGACGACCAACTCTCCTGCCTCGTGAGCCTCTGGAACCGCGAGTCCAGCTGGGACTACACGGCCACGAACGCCTCATCGGGCGCCTACGGCATCCCGCAGGCACTCCCGGGCTCCAAGATGGCCTCCGCCGGCTCCGACTGGCAGACCAACCCCGCCACCCAGATCAAGTGGGGCCTCGGATACATCTCCGAGCGCTACGGCTCGCCGTGCGCCGCTTGGGCCCACTCCGAGGCGACCAACTGGTACTGA
- a CDS encoding TatD family hydrolase, producing MSHKKRDRSWPPAAAVEPLPAAVTDDHTHLPVPGVPEDGPGSDAPLTAAELVERAAAVGVTGLITSACETPTWEGSIALARELPAVRVALAVHPNEAVLHAGVREVGPDGLDPDVRPHHGEPLDEAMSRLEALIRENSDVVVAVGESGMDLFRTGERGEAVQREAFRAHVALAKELGLPLQIHDRDAHRECVEVLEADGAPERTVLHCFSGGAELAVACTEHGWYASLAGPITYPANGELRAAVAGLPDELLLVETDAPYLPPKRWRGRPNGSWLMADTVRLLAEQRGADLRAFCERLQRTSQEVYGAW from the coding sequence TTGAGCCACAAGAAGCGCGACCGCTCCTGGCCGCCCGCCGCCGCCGTCGAGCCCCTCCCCGCCGCCGTCACCGACGACCACACCCACCTGCCCGTCCCGGGCGTTCCGGAGGACGGGCCCGGCTCCGACGCCCCGCTCACCGCCGCCGAGCTCGTCGAGCGCGCCGCCGCCGTCGGCGTCACCGGGCTCATCACCTCCGCCTGCGAGACCCCCACGTGGGAGGGCTCGATCGCCCTGGCCCGCGAGCTGCCCGCCGTCCGCGTCGCGCTCGCCGTCCACCCCAACGAGGCCGTCCTCCACGCCGGGGTGCGCGAGGTCGGCCCCGACGGGCTCGACCCGGACGTCCGCCCCCACCATGGCGAGCCCCTCGACGAGGCCATGAGCCGCCTCGAGGCGCTCATCCGTGAGAACTCCGACGTCGTCGTCGCCGTCGGCGAGTCCGGCATGGACCTCTTCCGCACGGGCGAGCGCGGCGAGGCCGTCCAGCGCGAGGCCTTCCGCGCCCACGTGGCCCTCGCCAAGGAGCTCGGCCTGCCCCTCCAGATCCACGACCGCGACGCCCACCGCGAGTGCGTCGAGGTCCTCGAGGCTGACGGTGCCCCCGAGCGCACCGTCCTCCACTGCTTCAGCGGGGGAGCCGAGCTCGCCGTCGCCTGCACCGAGCACGGCTGGTACGCCTCCCTCGCCGGTCCCATCACCTACCCGGCCAACGGCGAGCTGCGCGCCGCCGTCGCGGGCCTGCCCGACGAGCTCCTCCTCGTCGAGACCGACGCCCCCTACCTGCCTCCCAAGCGCTGGCGCGGACGCCCCAACGGCTCCTGGCTCATGGCGGACACCGTGCGCCTCCTCGCCGAGCAGCGCGGTGCCGACCTCCGGGCGTTCTGCGAGCGGCTACAGCGGACCTCCCAGGAGGTCTACGGAGCCTGGTGA
- the metG gene encoding methionine--tRNA ligase has translation MSHILSAVAWPYANGPRHIGHVAGFGVPSDVFSRYMRMAGHDVLMVSGTDEHGTPILVAADEEGVSARELADRNNRLIVDDLVALGLSYDLFTRTTAGNHYRVVQDMFRTVRDNGYMIEQVTRSAISPSTGRTLPDRYIEGTCPICGADGARGDQCDSCGNQLDPTDLINPRSRINGETPEFVESNHWFLDLPALADALGEWLDEREASGTWRPNVIRFSKNILEEIRPRAMTRDIDWGIPIPGWEDQPTKRLYVWFDAVIGYLSASIEWARRSGDPEAWRQWWSDPEALSYYFMGKDNIVFHSQIWPAELLGYNGQGSKGGEPGEMGVLNLPTEVVSSEFLTMEGKKFSSSHGIVIYVRDFLARYQADALRYFISAAGPETADADFTWAEFVRRTNGELVAGWGNLVNRTASMIHKRFGEIPQPEELEEIDRLLLDSVEAGFSAVGDLIRHHRQKAALAEAMRLVGEANKYVADTEPFKLKSEEQLPRLATILHTLAQVIADLNLMLAPFLPHAANDVNLVLGGEGTVAPMPRVEIVPELDPEVLPEAFDGRSEYPIITGDYTTAPTWERHEVVVGTPIAKPKPVFVKLDEAIVEEELARYADSAPDDVTGA, from the coding sequence ATGAGCCACATCCTGTCCGCGGTCGCCTGGCCCTACGCCAACGGTCCCCGCCACATCGGTCACGTCGCCGGCTTCGGCGTCCCCTCCGACGTCTTCTCGCGCTACATGCGAATGGCGGGCCACGACGTCCTCATGGTCTCCGGCACGGACGAGCACGGCACCCCGATCCTCGTCGCCGCCGACGAGGAGGGCGTGAGCGCCCGCGAGCTCGCGGACCGCAACAACCGGCTCATCGTCGACGACCTCGTCGCCCTCGGCCTGTCCTACGACCTGTTCACCCGCACCACCGCCGGCAACCACTACCGCGTCGTCCAGGACATGTTCCGCACCGTCCGCGACAACGGCTACATGATCGAGCAGGTCACCCGCTCCGCCATCAGCCCCTCGACCGGCCGCACCCTGCCCGACCGCTACATCGAGGGCACCTGCCCCATCTGCGGCGCCGACGGCGCCCGCGGCGACCAGTGCGACAGCTGCGGCAACCAGCTCGACCCCACCGACCTCATCAACCCCCGCTCCCGGATCAACGGCGAGACCCCCGAGTTCGTCGAGTCCAACCACTGGTTCCTCGACCTGCCCGCGCTCGCGGACGCCCTCGGCGAGTGGCTCGACGAGCGCGAGGCCTCCGGCACCTGGCGCCCCAACGTCATCCGCTTCTCCAAGAACATCCTCGAGGAGATCCGCCCCCGCGCCATGACGCGCGACATCGACTGGGGCATCCCGATCCCCGGCTGGGAGGACCAGCCCACCAAGCGCCTCTACGTCTGGTTCGACGCCGTCATCGGCTACCTCTCCGCCTCCATCGAGTGGGCCCGCCGCAGCGGCGACCCCGAGGCCTGGCGCCAGTGGTGGAGCGACCCGGAGGCCCTGTCCTACTACTTCATGGGCAAGGACAACATCGTCTTCCACTCCCAGATCTGGCCCGCCGAGCTCCTCGGCTACAACGGCCAGGGCTCCAAGGGCGGCGAGCCCGGCGAGATGGGCGTCCTCAACCTGCCCACCGAGGTCGTCTCCAGCGAGTTCCTCACCATGGAGGGCAAGAAGTTCTCCTCCAGCCACGGCATCGTCATCTACGTGCGCGACTTCCTCGCCCGCTACCAGGCCGACGCCCTGCGCTACTTCATCTCCGCCGCCGGCCCCGAGACCGCCGACGCCGACTTCACCTGGGCGGAGTTCGTCCGCCGCACCAACGGCGAGCTCGTCGCCGGCTGGGGCAACCTCGTCAACCGCACCGCCTCGATGATCCACAAGCGCTTCGGCGAGATCCCGCAGCCCGAAGAGCTCGAGGAGATCGACCGCCTCCTCCTCGACTCCGTCGAGGCCGGCTTCTCCGCCGTCGGCGACCTCATCCGCCACCACCGTCAGAAGGCCGCCCTCGCCGAGGCGATGCGCCTCGTGGGCGAGGCCAACAAGTACGTCGCGGACACCGAGCCCTTCAAGCTCAAGAGCGAGGAACAGCTCCCGCGCCTGGCGACCATCCTGCACACGCTCGCGCAGGTCATCGCCGACCTCAACCTCATGCTCGCGCCCTTCCTCCCGCACGCCGCCAACGACGTCAACCTCGTCCTCGGCGGCGAGGGGACCGTGGCGCCGATGCCGCGCGTCGAGATCGTCCCCGAGCTCGACCCCGAGGTGCTGCCCGAGGCCTTCGACGGCCGCAGCGAGTACCCGATCATCACCGGCGACTACACGACCGCCCCCACCTGGGAGCGCCACGAGGTCGTCGTCGGCACCCCGATCGCCAAGCCGAAGCCCGTCTTCGTCAAGCTCGACGAGGCCATCGTCGAGGAGGAGCTCGCCCGCTACGCCGACTCCGCCCCCGACGACGTCACCGGCGCCTGA
- a CDS encoding isochorismatase family protein → MAASSGARALIVVDVQPTFCEGGALPVEGGNAVAEAVARYVAGHRDRYGLVVTTQDWHIDPGDHFSEQPDYADTWPPHGVAGTAEAELHPALADLHADAAVRKGQYAAAYSGFEGVTEDGQGLDELLRAAGVTAVDAVGLAESHCVKDTALDAQRLGYRTRVLTDLTAPVSADQGAAAREALTAAGVDLVASNEA, encoded by the coding sequence ATGGCAGCCTCAAGCGGAGCACGAGCCCTCATCGTCGTCGACGTCCAGCCCACCTTCTGCGAGGGCGGGGCGCTCCCCGTCGAGGGCGGCAACGCCGTCGCCGAGGCGGTCGCCCGGTACGTGGCAGGTCACCGGGACCGCTACGGCCTCGTCGTCACGACCCAGGACTGGCACATCGATCCCGGGGACCACTTCTCCGAGCAGCCCGACTACGCCGACACCTGGCCGCCGCACGGCGTCGCCGGCACGGCCGAGGCCGAGCTCCACCCGGCGCTCGCCGATCTCCACGCCGACGCCGCGGTCCGCAAGGGCCAGTACGCCGCCGCCTACTCGGGCTTCGAGGGCGTCACCGAGGACGGGCAGGGACTCGACGAGCTCCTCCGGGCCGCCGGCGTCACCGCCGTCGACGCCGTCGGCCTCGCCGAGTCCCACTGCGTCAAGGACACCGCGCTCGACGCGCAGCGCCTCGGTTACCGCACCCGCGTCCTCACGGACCTCACCGCACCGGTGAGCGCCGACCAGGGCGCGGCCGCCCGCGAGGCGCTCACGGCAGCGGGCGTCGACCTCGTCGCCTCGAACGAGGCCTGA
- the rsmI gene encoding 16S rRNA (cytidine(1402)-2'-O)-methyltransferase, whose protein sequence is MTETTPTPSDSAPAPDGARVPTADADGTDLAPRPGTITLAATPIGNTGDASPRLRSALAHADVVAAEDTRRVLNLAQRLGLRIPGRVLAFHEHNERDRAGELIEAARGGASVLMVSDAGMPSVSDPGYRLVVAATQADVPVTVAPGPSAVLTALALSGLASDRFCFEGFLPRKAGEQERALAELADERRTLIFFESPRRVHATLTAMAAAFGADRRAALCRELTKTHEEVRRATLGELVGSTADGELGEIVLVVAGAEPRSADPREAAREALALADEGLRLKAAAARVAQESGLRTNEVYRAALALREGRQD, encoded by the coding sequence ATGACTGAGACCACGCCGACGCCCTCCGACTCAGCCCCCGCACCCGACGGGGCCCGCGTCCCGACCGCGGACGCCGACGGCACGGACCTCGCACCCCGCCCCGGCACCATCACCCTCGCCGCCACCCCCATCGGCAACACCGGCGACGCGTCGCCCCGCTTGCGCTCCGCCCTCGCCCACGCCGACGTCGTCGCCGCTGAGGACACGCGGCGCGTGCTCAACCTCGCCCAGCGCCTCGGGCTGCGGATCCCCGGACGCGTCCTCGCCTTCCACGAGCACAACGAGCGCGATCGCGCCGGCGAGCTCATCGAGGCCGCGCGCGGCGGCGCCAGCGTCCTCATGGTCTCCGACGCCGGCATGCCCTCGGTCTCCGACCCCGGCTACCGGCTCGTTGTCGCCGCCACGCAGGCCGACGTGCCCGTCACCGTCGCCCCCGGCCCCTCTGCCGTCCTCACGGCGCTCGCCCTGTCCGGGCTCGCCTCCGACCGCTTCTGCTTCGAGGGCTTCCTGCCCCGCAAGGCCGGCGAGCAGGAGCGGGCGCTGGCCGAGCTCGCCGACGAGCGCCGCACCCTCATCTTCTTCGAGTCGCCCCGCCGCGTGCACGCCACCCTCACAGCCATGGCCGCCGCCTTCGGCGCGGACCGGCGCGCCGCCCTCTGCCGCGAGCTCACCAAGACCCACGAGGAGGTCCGCCGCGCCACCCTCGGCGAGCTCGTCGGCTCCACCGCCGACGGCGAGCTCGGCGAGATCGTCCTCGTCGTCGCCGGGGCCGAGCCCCGCAGCGCCGACCCCCGCGAGGCCGCCCGTGAGGCCCTCGCCCTCGCCGACGAGGGACTGCGCCTCAAGGCCGCCGCCGCCCGCGTCGCCCAGGAGTCCGGTCTGCGCACCAACGAGGTGTACCGGGCGGCGCTCGCCCTGCGCGAGGGCCGCCAGGACTGA
- a CDS encoding dolichyl-phosphate-mannose--protein mannosyltransferase, whose amino-acid sequence MDPSAPSASSADEGLEPDETTSARGAGPATADHAASSRHGARSEEERSAVDAGTVLGADGPGEVRRSEDGWRERLGLRPRGAVVTAAAARNGWIATLLATLVATLTRFIDLGHPHSLMFDEIYYVKDAYALWHNGYESTWNEGSDALFAQGDFSGLTTQGSYVVHPEIGKWLIGLGGQIFGWDSSFGWRFMPALAGVLTVLLLCRLTMRLTRSPLLVGLAGLFLAIDGEAITESRIGLLDIFIGFFATLSVYCLVRDREWFRERLARNAARADGERRLRTWFRPWLLATGISLGLTCSIKWSGAYLLAAIGILVVCWDTTALRAAGRRSWALVGVLGRGAVDFLHLVPVAFAVYVAGWFGWFLHPAAYDRGWAQGLRAAGETVPRSWLPDALNDLLEYHLSMYHFHVTLDSTHPYMSQPIGWPVQWRPTSFYWPSDAEMAGAQCGSDRCIQAITSIGNIPVWWSALVALVVLIAFMVLRDRDWRAWAALIGYVGLYLPWFNYTHRTIFTFYTVAFVPFVVLCLTLVLGSAAGLLEPVPGTARAREEAEALEAGRLGEGRPAPRGAVSQYLGFGLNPSRSRLPASWTGVASWRVRSEGLWLTVIVLAAAILFAILWYPIWTGQTVSYDFWHWHMLLPSWM is encoded by the coding sequence ATGGATCCCAGTGCACCGTCGGCGAGCTCCGCGGACGAGGGCCTCGAGCCCGACGAGACCACGAGCGCGCGGGGCGCCGGCCCCGCGACCGCCGACCACGCCGCCTCCTCCCGGCACGGCGCGCGCTCCGAGGAGGAACGGTCCGCCGTCGACGCCGGCACGGTGCTGGGCGCCGACGGGCCGGGTGAGGTCCGGAGGTCTGAGGACGGGTGGCGCGAGCGCCTCGGGCTTCGTCCGCGCGGCGCCGTCGTCACGGCCGCTGCGGCCCGGAACGGGTGGATCGCGACGCTGCTGGCCACGCTGGTGGCCACGCTGACGCGCTTCATCGACCTGGGGCACCCGCACTCGCTCATGTTCGACGAGATCTACTACGTCAAGGACGCCTACGCCCTGTGGCACAACGGTTACGAGTCGACGTGGAACGAGGGCTCGGACGCCCTCTTCGCCCAGGGCGACTTCTCGGGCCTGACGACGCAGGGGAGCTACGTCGTCCACCCTGAGATCGGCAAGTGGCTCATCGGCCTGGGCGGCCAGATCTTCGGTTGGGACTCCTCCTTCGGCTGGCGCTTCATGCCGGCCCTGGCCGGCGTCCTCACGGTGCTCCTCCTGTGCCGCCTCACGATGCGGCTCACACGCTCCCCGCTCCTGGTGGGCCTCGCGGGCCTGTTCCTCGCGATCGACGGCGAGGCGATCACGGAGTCCAGGATCGGGCTGCTCGACATCTTCATCGGCTTCTTCGCGACGCTGTCCGTCTACTGCCTCGTGCGCGACCGCGAGTGGTTCCGTGAGCGGCTGGCGCGCAACGCGGCCCGGGCCGACGGCGAGCGGCGGCTCCGGACGTGGTTCCGCCCGTGGCTCCTGGCGACCGGGATCAGCCTGGGCCTCACCTGCTCGATCAAGTGGTCGGGCGCCTACCTCCTGGCCGCGATCGGCATTCTCGTCGTCTGCTGGGACACGACGGCGCTGCGCGCCGCAGGGCGGCGCTCCTGGGCGCTCGTGGGGGTCCTGGGCCGGGGGGCGGTCGACTTCCTCCACCTCGTCCCCGTCGCCTTCGCCGTCTACGTGGCCGGCTGGTTCGGCTGGTTCCTGCACCCCGCCGCCTACGACCGGGGCTGGGCGCAGGGTCTGCGCGCCGCCGGCGAGACGGTCCCGCGCTCCTGGCTGCCGGACGCGCTCAACGACCTGCTCGAGTACCACCTGTCGATGTACCACTTCCACGTCACGCTCGACTCGACGCACCCGTACATGTCCCAGCCGATCGGCTGGCCCGTCCAGTGGCGTCCGACGTCCTTCTACTGGCCGAGCGACGCGGAGATGGCCGGCGCGCAGTGCGGCTCGGACCGCTGCATCCAGGCGATCACCTCGATCGGCAACATCCCGGTGTGGTGGTCGGCCCTCGTCGCACTGGTTGTGCTCATCGCCTTCATGGTGCTGCGTGACCGCGACTGGCGGGCCTGGGCCGCGCTCATCGGCTACGTCGGCTTGTACCTCCCGTGGTTCAACTACACGCACCGGACGATCTTCACCTTCTACACGGTGGCCTTCGTGCCCTTCGTGGTGCTGTGCCTGACGCTCGTGCTGGGCTCGGCCGCGGGGCTCCTCGAACCCGTTCCGGGCACTGCCCGAGCCCGGGAGGAGGCCGAGGCACTCGAGGCAGGCCGCCTGGGCGAGGGCCGCCCTGCACCGCGCGGCGCCGTCTCCCAGTACCTGGGCTTCGGCCTCAATCCGTCGCGAAGCAGGCTCCCCGCGTCGTGGACCGGCGTGGCCAGCTGGAGGGTCCGTTCCGAGGGCCTCTGGCTCACCGTCATCGTCCTGGCGGCGGCGATCCTCTTCGCGATCCTCTGGTACCCGATCTGGACCGGTCAGACGGTCTCCTACGACTTCTGGCACTGGCACATGCTGCTGCCCTCCTGGATGTAG
- a CDS encoding GNAT family N-acetyltransferase, translated as MTLREDDVAARGLARGAESVVLRPIRLGDERAWGRLRTDDDERLAPWEATIPPGTGERRLDFRGYVRTQHRDALRGTAMPFVLEVDGVLAGQVSVGPIAWGSLRSATLGYWIGGPWEGRGLMSLAVAMTLDHLLSPAVGLHRVEIDVRPENDRSLAVCRRLGLRAEGERLGLMHIAGAWSDHVAFVLLAEELTARPRGLVAGLETPIAGGADDARR; from the coding sequence GTGACTCTCCGGGAGGACGACGTCGCCGCACGGGGACTGGCCCGCGGAGCCGAGTCCGTCGTGCTCCGCCCGATCCGGCTCGGCGACGAGCGGGCCTGGGGCAGGCTCCGGACCGACGACGACGAGCGGCTGGCGCCGTGGGAGGCGACCATCCCTCCCGGGACCGGTGAGCGGCGCCTGGACTTCCGCGGCTACGTCCGGACCCAGCACCGCGACGCGCTGCGCGGGACGGCCATGCCCTTCGTCCTCGAGGTCGACGGCGTCCTCGCAGGCCAGGTGAGCGTCGGTCCGATCGCCTGGGGGTCGTTGCGCTCGGCGACGCTCGGCTACTGGATCGGCGGCCCGTGGGAGGGGCGTGGCCTGATGAGCCTCGCGGTCGCCATGACCCTCGACCACCTGCTGTCGCCCGCGGTGGGTCTCCACCGCGTTGAGATCGACGTCCGCCCCGAGAACGATCGCTCCCTCGCAGTGTGCCGGCGCCTCGGACTGCGTGCCGAGGGGGAGCGGCTCGGACTCATGCACATCGCGGGCGCCTGGTCGGACCACGTCGCCTTCGTCCTCCTCGCCGAGGAGCTCACGGCCCGGCCCCGGGGGCTCGTGGCGGGACTGGAGACGCCGATCGCCGGAGGCGCTGACGACGCCCGACGATGA
- the glp gene encoding gephyrin-like molybdotransferase Glp, with protein MRTVAEHLSACLEIAQAAAPLDVVLLDAVGCVLAEDVVAAFDLPAAELAALDGYAVSSEEIASASPESPVHLSVVDTLRAGDVRPARLVRRSAVLIDSGAPLPAGADAVVPWADTDRGDSRVSLSAPVEPGANVRHCAEDVAEGATVLPAGSRLSARHIALLAALGRYRVKVHPAPRVVIVSIGDELVEPGRPAEPGDVFDANGHALACAVTDSGGQPFRVSAVPDELRALQETIEDQLVRADVLITTGGLSTGQGDTVKAVLSPLGSVRFDSVAMSPGRQLGLGSVEGTPIFCLPGDPVSAQIAFETFVRPVLRQIAGWSGLHRTSLPATVTAGWTSHAGMREFVPVHLTGAPSRGYTAEPTAEPGSTHLLGLAGANAIAVVPEDTRKVVVGDTLHCLLLDA; from the coding sequence ATGAGAACCGTCGCCGAGCACCTCTCCGCCTGCCTCGAGATCGCCCAGGCGGCCGCGCCGCTCGACGTCGTCCTGCTCGACGCCGTCGGCTGCGTCCTCGCCGAGGACGTCGTCGCCGCCTTCGACCTGCCCGCGGCGGAGCTCGCGGCCCTCGACGGCTACGCGGTCTCCTCGGAGGAGATCGCCTCCGCCTCCCCGGAGTCTCCCGTCCACCTGTCCGTCGTCGACACGCTGCGCGCCGGCGACGTCCGCCCCGCCCGCCTCGTGCGCAGATCGGCCGTCCTCATCGACTCCGGCGCGCCCCTGCCCGCGGGCGCCGACGCCGTCGTGCCCTGGGCGGACACGGACCGCGGCGACTCCCGCGTCAGCCTCTCCGCGCCGGTCGAGCCCGGAGCCAACGTCCGGCACTGCGCCGAGGACGTCGCCGAGGGCGCCACCGTGCTCCCGGCGGGCTCCCGCCTCTCCGCCCGCCACATCGCCCTGCTGGCGGCGCTCGGTCGCTACCGGGTCAAGGTCCACCCGGCGCCCCGCGTCGTCATCGTCTCCATCGGGGACGAGCTCGTCGAGCCCGGACGCCCCGCCGAGCCCGGCGACGTCTTCGACGCCAACGGCCACGCGCTGGCCTGCGCCGTCACGGACTCCGGAGGCCAGCCCTTCCGCGTCTCCGCCGTGCCCGACGAGCTGCGCGCCCTCCAGGAGACCATCGAGGACCAGCTCGTCCGCGCCGACGTCCTCATCACCACCGGCGGCCTGTCCACCGGCCAGGGTGACACGGTCAAGGCCGTCCTCTCGCCGCTCGGCTCGGTCCGCTTCGACTCCGTGGCGATGTCCCCGGGCCGGCAGCTCGGCCTCGGCAGCGTCGAGGGGACCCCGATCTTCTGCCTCCCGGGCGACCCGGTGAGCGCGCAGATCGCCTTCGAGACCTTCGTCCGACCGGTCCTGCGCCAGATCGCCGGCTGGAGCGGCCTGCACCGCACGAGCCTCCCGGCGACGGTGACGGCCGGGTGGACCTCGCACGCCGGCATGCGCGAGTTCGTCCCGGTCCACCTCACCGGGGCCCCGTCGCGCGGCTACACGGCGGAGCCGACCGCGGAGCCGGGCAGCACGCACCTGCTCGGCCTCGCGGGCGCCAACGCGATCGCGGTCGTCCCCGAGGACACCCGCAAGGTCGTCGTCGGCGACACGCTCCACTGCCTCCTCCTGGACGCCTGA
- a CDS encoding 5-formyltetrahydrofolate cyclo-ligase produces the protein MTSDARHLPDTGWLEVDDAKDRLRQVLRQHRRGHHRHPETGHDAVCEAFTERALEAVEGCDAVAAYVSVGFEPCTRLLLDRLEQRGVSVLLPVLGPRLSRSWGRFRGTADLGDRAPGRPPEPSGETLPAEAVGEVDALIIPALAVDRNGRRLGQGGGWYDRMLPLRAEGVPTFAMVHPDELVAGPLPTEEHDERVDAVITSDEWFLIEGSSFAAGR, from the coding sequence ATGACTTCTGACGCGCGACACCTGCCCGACACCGGCTGGCTGGAGGTCGACGACGCCAAGGACCGCCTGCGTCAGGTGCTGCGCCAGCACCGCCGCGGTCACCACCGTCACCCCGAGACCGGGCACGACGCCGTCTGCGAGGCCTTCACCGAGCGGGCCCTCGAGGCCGTCGAGGGCTGCGACGCCGTCGCCGCCTACGTCTCCGTGGGCTTCGAGCCCTGCACGCGCCTCCTCCTCGACCGGCTCGAGCAGCGCGGGGTGTCCGTGCTCCTGCCCGTGCTCGGCCCGCGCCTGTCGCGCTCCTGGGGGCGCTTCCGGGGGACGGCGGACCTGGGCGACCGGGCCCCGGGTCGTCCGCCCGAGCCGAGCGGCGAGACCCTGCCCGCCGAGGCGGTCGGCGAGGTCGACGCGCTCATCATCCCGGCGCTGGCGGTGGACCGCAACGGTCGGCGCCTGGGCCAGGGAGGCGGGTGGTACGACCGGATGCTGCCGCTGAGGGCCGAGGGCGTCCCGACCTTCGCGATGGTCCACCCCGACGAGCTCGTCGCGGGTCCGCTGCCGACGGAGGAGCACGACGAGCGCGTCGACGCCGTCATCACCTCCGACGAGTGGTTCCTCATCGAGGGCTCCTCCTTCGCGGCTGGTCGCTGA
- a CDS encoding SAF domain-containing protein, translating into MPRREPRRRPVRPSLLLWRWRHLVVAVCVAGASLLVLSLLRPPGAEGREVLVLARGVSAGQVIENADLERRAVPDAVLPASGLAEGSVIGRRAAVALPAGTVLTGSMTSGADAVGLGADERLVQVPVEVGAGLAQPGVRVDVVGEASVVAGAGTASQDVAQEQEPVDEGTPAESLDGAPAEAGTPTEAGTSSDAVAVTGATGSGGALASTQEDRVLAAGARVVRVEPVDVSSQLRAGSKVTLVTLAVRRDDASLVVGAATHDSLGLIMSPS; encoded by the coding sequence ATGCCGCGCCGTGAGCCCCGCCGTCGTCCCGTCCGCCCCTCTCTCCTGCTGTGGCGGTGGAGGCACCTCGTCGTCGCCGTGTGCGTCGCCGGGGCGAGCCTCCTCGTCCTCTCCCTCCTGCGCCCACCCGGGGCCGAGGGCCGCGAGGTGCTCGTGCTGGCCCGCGGCGTCTCCGCTGGGCAGGTCATCGAGAACGCGGACCTGGAGCGCCGGGCGGTGCCGGATGCCGTGCTGCCGGCGTCCGGTCTGGCCGAGGGGAGCGTGATCGGCCGTCGTGCCGCCGTCGCGCTGCCCGCCGGGACGGTGCTCACGGGGTCGATGACCTCGGGCGCCGACGCCGTCGGGCTCGGGGCCGACGAGCGGCTCGTCCAGGTGCCGGTCGAGGTCGGGGCCGGCCTGGCGCAGCCCGGCGTCCGCGTCGACGTCGTCGGGGAGGCGAGCGTCGTCGCAGGAGCGGGCACCGCGTCCCAGGACGTGGCCCAGGAGCAGGAGCCGGTCGATGAGGGGACGCCGGCCGAGTCGCTCGACGGGGCGCCGGCGGAGGCCGGTACGCCGACGGAGGCCGGTACGTCGTCGGACGCAGTCGCGGTCACGGGTGCGACGGGCTCCGGTGGGGCGCTCGCCAGCACTCAGGAGGACCGCGTCCTCGCCGCGGGCGCGCGCGTCGTCCGCGTGGAACCCGTAGACGTCTCTTCTCAATTGCGTGCGGGGAGCAAGGTCACACTTGTTACTCTTGCCGTTCGACGTGACGACGCTAGCCTTGTCGTTGGAGCCGCAACGCATGATTCCCTGGGACTCATCATGAGTCCCTCATGA